The Rosa chinensis cultivar Old Blush chromosome 7, RchiOBHm-V2, whole genome shotgun sequence DNA segment CCTGGAACATTAAATTCACATAAGTCCACCTACAGTATATCgacaaatttcaaaataaattttcaACTTTCATATTAAACCCAAGTATGAATTGCAGATTTATCACCAATCACCCATAGCAAACTCTGGATTATTGGCCTCAATCAGATTGGGTTTTCAGCCCGGAACTCTTGGATTCTTTGCTACcaatgagagagaggagaaacaaACAGAAGAATCGGGCTTTGATATTGGGCGGAGCAGTCGGCCGCGGTGGAGAGCTCGACGGCGTGGGAAGCTCGTTTATGGAGATGAGGGCATGAGGCTGCGGGTTGAGGTGGGGAATTTTTTCTttggaaataaaagaaagttgAAGTTTTTAGTACGTAGCGATCATATAGGGTGTAAAGGTAATTGAAGAGTTTCAAAGTCAACTCGAAGGTCAGCTATCTCTGGTTGAAAGAACACGTGTCTGTGCAGAAGAAAAGGAGGAATCTTCAGCTGTTGGGATTTATGTATTAAAAGATTCAGTTACAAGAAGAATATTCTGAAACCTGTGGATGGGACACGTGTCAGTCATCTGCAAttagaggatgatgatgataatcaCAGCTGATGGTTAATTAGCACAGATCGAGTCAGTATAAATTAGTGTTAAGCATCTTAGCCTTGTAAAATTACCAGAGAAAATATCAGTATAgttaattttcttcttctccgtTTTCGTTGCTTAGTTCTTGTTAGATCTTCATCTACTTTCATTATTATCAAAAACTTATCATGCATGGCATTAGAGCAGATTATTTCACGTCTGAATTTCTGGCAGCCATGACACTCCAGAAATTAGGATCCAGAGTACTGTATAAGAGTCAGCATATTATACAAACTTTGAATAAAGTAACTAGAGTCCATCCCCGGCTAGCTTCCATTATTAAGTAAACTAAAGGAGTACGTATTATCCAGCAAAGTATACGTAGTTACGTACCCAGTAAGTACTGCTAAACTTTACCAGAACGAAACTAGAACAAGGAGTAAGAAGTCGATAGGGTCAAGCGGAGCCTCTCTGCCAGCATGCTTTGCTGCCACTCGACATAAATCTTTCTCCAACTGTCCAGCTCAGTCTTCGCTTGGGCCACATAAAGCTGCGAATTGGGATCCTCAGAACTCACTCGCAATGCTCGTAACAGTGTTTTCGGGAACTGAGGTCTATGCCTTTCGATTCTGATCCCTTGCCAGTCGCCCAGCGCCACCGCCTCTTCCACCAAGCTACGCGATCCAAAAGTGACATGGCCACACTGTATAGTGATCCCGTACTTATTGAGCCAAACTTTCACGTTCACTACACCTGCACCAAATCTAGCGCGGAAGATTGCTTCGAGTTGTGCTGCATCATAACATGCACAGAGTTACCCTAAGCAAACACGATCGAACATTTggaattctaaaacaaaaacacaaaacaacatTTGGAATCTCACCATCAGTCATCGAGTATGGTAGTCCTCGGACATATATCTGATTCTTGTAGTAGTTAAGAGGTCTGACATTGGGGTTAAGCCCACGCTGCATTATAGGTCAGACATCGGTTAATTAAGAAATAGCAACCACAGGAAAAAGTTCATTTTTTCTTGGTAGAATGGAGGAAAACATGCACTAACCAGCCAACAGAGCTATTCGAGGAAAAAGGAAGTAACTATCAACGGCATTTACAATTTTCATATCAAAGAAGGATGTCAATTTTCTGCAGTAATTTAATGTTTATGTGGACTTGGATTCTCTGCTAGAAAACATCATACTAAGATCTGCATTGTGTAATAAGCAGATCCATCTCTCTTCTTtttgtcgtcgtcgtcgtctctctctctctctctttaccaAGGAGAAACGAAAACTCTTCCAACTATCAGTTCAATTTAATTAACATCCAATTTATTTTACTGCTAGTATCAAAGATTTAGGACCATGATTGcatcattggtttagtttcttTGAGCCTCGCCGCTTTGGCTCCGGCCCTTTGGCTACACAGGGCCGGTGTTTTTCTGAAAGAAAATGGATTAACAAAAGCGGCAGCACAACGGAATAAGGGTTAAGGCAGTACGTATGGATCTCATTTCACAGACAAGGaaggagagatggatgaataaggAGAGATCTACTGGGTCTGTGACTCTGTGTGGAAGACTGGAAGTTGGGCTTAACAACATGCAGTTTTATTTTCAGTCAATCCGATTTCATTCAAATGACTTGACCAGCTCTTCTCATGATCGTAGAATTccgttttctttttttgaacagAGCGTATCTGGACGGGGAGGTAGCCCACCAGCCCAGAAACATTATGAACCATCCTAGCATTGTGTTCTCTAGCAGAGAATCCAAGATCATGATTTCCTTCTTACACAAGTAGTCAAAGATAGGAGTAGttgaataaagaataaaaagggGTACCTCCGATACTGCCGAGGCCGGGAGTGACCACGAACGGCTGGGTTGTTCGCCTGCGTTCATGTCGAAGAAGGCTCGGCAGGCCGCTACAAGTACTACGGACGATTCGGTGGGTTGCTCGCCGGGAGGAAGGCACCTCAGAGAGCGCCGGGGTCCGTCGTTGTAGTATACTGAGAAGGCAGGCCCTGCGCAAATGGGTTGTCAATTAAGCCACGAAACAGAACTACCACAAATGAACACCGTACAGATGTCCATTTTTTTAATGGTGATATAATATATTTCAATAATCAAGTATGGGTCCCCACTGGTTCAACAGTGGTTCCGCCACCTTTGGCCGGTGTACATGTTTTCGAAGGTCGTCGACCTCTGTATAACCGTGCCTTGTTTTGGGAAAGCGGTTTTCCAATACTGATGGAGTCGCCGGATTTCGAAGTCTCTATGTAACAGTGAAAGTTGTTATTGTGGGAAATGGGTTTTACAGACTGTTATGGAGTCGAGGGGAGGATTGTGCGAAATGGGTTTTTTCCGAATGTGGTGGAGTCTGGGTTTTTCCCCACTGACGGGGATAGAGGCGAGGGCAGGCATTGGGTCACCCTCCCTCTTCGACCCTTGAGTCTTATTTgtttgagaaagaaaaattgCATAATATTAAGCAATTGGGACAGAATACTTCTTAGTAAGTTAGTATATCCCATGTTTGTATTTGTCTTTCGTGATTTCCTCTGTGAAAGACATGGTCTTTAGTGGAGTGGGATGTGGGTCTCGACTACCGGTGAAGGAGGTTGTGTTTGCATGGATCGGCTGTGAAACAACGAAAGGTTGGGTCGACTTTAGTGGCGTGAGTTGTTTACCGGAGACTTTCCGTTTTGGGTCTTGGGCGTCGGAAATTTTGCTTTCTGCTGAGAAACAGGGACCGTATGATGAGATTCTGATAGGACACTCAAGTCGTAGTTGGCTATTAGTCTTATTACTACAATATAGCTGCGATGTGAAGAGTGAAGACTCTCTCATCAACAAGTTTTCTGGATTTTGTGGTTGGCCGGGTAGTGACTGCCGTAGTGGATACATCTTGGTTAGGTCATCCGATGTACTTATATATGTTGTAAACCTTCCGATTGGGATGCAATTCTCTTTTTtccaaaataagaaaagaaaagagtagAATAGAAAAATAACACAGTTGGAATATTCAATGAAATTACTAATTAATGAACTCATCGTTGGTTATCAGCTTACTTCTATAGGCATGGCACTAAAGTTGTACTGGCATACAACGAAAGCATTTGCATAGcatgaagaaaagaaaggaggaTATACATGCGATCGAAGCAAGcaaaaaaggaataaaaatgAGCCCTATatccaaacaaataaaaatgatggttaaaaaaaaatattagggTTCAaaattaaggtttttttttttgcaaattgaGCCTTACCACCCAAACCAATTAAAAGGATAGGGGTTTGGTAATAGAACCTATTAGGATATGGGTTTGGCATTGTTTTCAGTAGATCCAGATCAGATCCCCTAATTACTATTAGTGGGGTGAACATATTCGAATGCAAGCGAACTGATTGGCTAATAGTCTCTATCCCTGTCTGAAACCGGAATGCCTGACTATTTCTGTATGACGTCGTCACAGTTTGACTCGATCCCGCTTATCCTTCAAGCCAACTTACTAATCAACCCAATACCCATTCCAGCCGTGTCTTTCCTTCTTCATAGTCCTGGAGAATTAAGACTCACCTTtatggaaaatgaaagaaatatgGTAGGTGAGTCGATAATCAAGTTATAGCAGTAGAGTATTGTCCAAGCGCGCAATATACAAGGTTGATATATCGTTGGAGCATGCAATATACAAggtcttttctttccaaaattcaACAATATACATGGTCGATATATTGTTCTAGTGCGCCATAATGTATCGGCACCGCATTTCCGCAAGAGGTGATACATTCTAGCAAGTAGCAACTTTGCTCAAATTattacaagttttttttttttttttcaatcacaaTGGTGAAGTTCATTACTAAATTGAATTTGTTTACTAATTATTTTGAGTTTCATATGACAAGAGACTTTTTCCTAAAAAAATGTTAGCATGAGTTAAACTTTCTTTTAGGTTCAATACCCTATATATTAGGAAGAATCAATACTGACGGTAATTAGCTAGGTTTAACTCGTGATGCAACTATTCTCAACGGGAAAGGTATATTCTCAATGGAATGATATTCGAGGGAAAAGGCATAAAATTACTTGTACAATTTCttatcaaagaaaaaagaaaagacgacacatttttgtaCAGTAATTAATATCTTGTGAGCATCCGTCGCGTTGCCTTCTTAGCCAATTGAGAAGTCAAAGAAAGGAGctgaaataaaaagataaaagaaaaataccTCAGAGTCGGCCACTGGGAGACCCCACGGTCGGGTAGGTCGTTGGTTGGAATATGCGGTGATGAAAAGCACCTCGGACTCAGATTGCTCCGGGTTCGCCATTGCTAAGGAAGAGGGTATCAGGGTATGGGTTGTTCGCCGGCGTTCATGTCGAAGAAGGCTGGGCCGGCCACTACGAGTACTACTGACGATTCGGTGGGCTGGTCGTCGGGGTTCGTGTTGAGAAAGGGGGCTCCAAAAATGACCTCAGAGAGCGCCGCGTCCGTCATTGATGACGACGATCCGGTGGGTCGTGTTGGTGCTGGAAAAGTATTGGTCTTTAATTTGGACTCAGAAATTGGGGTCTTTGGAAGCTGGGGACGCAcgggtatatatatacacggcGGCAAGTGGGTTTCCAAGTGAGCCACGAAATAAACTAGGACGAATCAACACCGTACGATCTCCAGTTTGAATAATGATAGTGGATTAGTGGGTCCGCCACCTTTGGCCGGGTGAACAAGATTTTAACTTCAATAGGTGGTCCTGCGATCTCGGTGAAACACTGAAACACTGTTGGAGTCGCCGGATTTCGAAAGTCTCAATGTAGCAGTGAAGTTTTTATTGTGCGAAATGGGCCTTTCCGACTGTAATGGAGTCGAAGGTAGGCATTGGGTCACCCTCCCCTTTTGACTCTGGTATTGTAGCATCTCTCTCCCTCATTTCTTAGAAGTTCCTCTTTCATTTGCTGACTCATTTCTTAGAAGATCTCTTGCATTTTCTGATTTGAGTATATTGTATGTTTGTATTTGTCTTTATTGATTTCCTCTGTGAAAAGTTTGGTCTTAAGTGGAGTGGGATGTGGGTTTCGACTGCCGGTGATGGACCTGTGGCGTGAGTTGTTTGCCGGAGACATTCCGTTTTGGAGTAGGTATTTTGGGTCTCTGTAATTGGGTTGCCGTAGGAAATGTAGCTTTCTCTCTTTTGAAAGCTAAGAAATTGAGAAACAATGACCACATAATGAGATTCTGATGGACACTCGAGTCGTGGTTGGTTGTTTTCCTTCATTACTAAAATATAGCTGTGATGTGAAGTCTATCGCGCACTCTCAACGCTTTGATTCAGAAATAGATTAGAATTAATATCCAACTTAATATACCATATCCAgctaaaatcaataaaatgtaATTTTAGCTGTTATTGAAAAATCCTTAACAtgtaaaaaacaacaaaactgacataatacaaaacctaaaaccctaacTCTAATCCTTTAACCCCTCACCCTTAACCCTAACCCCTAATCACCTAAACTCTAAACCGTAAAACGCTGAATTTCAAACGTAATTATAGAGAAAGTAGCAAAGAAATTGGGAGTTTAGAGGCAtaagttttagggtttgggggttctttttccttaaaaaaaaaaaagaaagaagaaaagagaacaaCAAGTAACACATACGGAATCAATTAAAATTGCCAATTATTGAACTCATAGTCAGTTAAATGGCACTGAAGTTTTGAAGTTGTATTGCAAGCagcttcttatttttttttgcaaGCAGCTTCTTAAGGGTACCGTATATACACTTAAGAAAATGGTAAGAGGACATATAGGCACTAAAGAAAGTAAAAACAGGAGTGTTAGGGTTGAAAATTAGGGTTGATCCCAGACAAAGAAAAAGGCTAGCTATGGGTTTGGTGATAGTTTCTTATCGGAGGGGAAAGTGGGAAACTATCATATTCTGTTGACTGATCTTCGGATATGATCGACATTatcattttgatttgattcacgAACCTTAATTAACGTTCCTCAGTTTTTAATTACTATTTGTGGGGGAAACGTACATATTCAGATGCCATAGAACCGATTCGCTACTGGTCTCTATCCCGGGCCCGGATCTCCCTCCGGTACGTGGGAATGAATGACTGTATTCTGAATGCATGGACATGCTAGACTATTCTGGATGACATTAATTGTCACATTTTGACTTGGTCTTATCTTTCTTATCCTGACAATTAACCCTAGCTAATGAAACCAACTAAGCTAAGCAAAACCAATAGTGCCCGTTCATACTGTGTCTTCCTTTCTTCATTGTCCTGCAGAATTAAGAGTCTTATTCCTAAAAAATGTTAGTATATGAGTTAAACGTTCCTTTTTAGTAAGAATCTATACTGATTGTAATATTTAgcaccctatatatatatatattaggaaGAATCTAAACTGATTGTAATTAGGCTCAAGAGTTACAGCACATGTTCATTACAACACCATTTGCCGTTAGGATTGATGATATATTAGGACTTCATCTTGAGCAGGGACATGTGCCGGTCAATTAGTTAGGCCTTCTCTATTAgtataaaatagaaatttctccaTCTTGTAAAGTCTGTTAGCAGCAATACGAGTAATAGCAAAAATCACAGTGATATGTTTTCTTCACCTTTATCTTTAACTTCTAGAATCTTAGCTATGATTTTAGCACCTACCAGGCTACCACCACACTTCAAAACACAAAGTGTAGTTTACCGACTTTACCCTGAATATTCATTCCATACTTTATATTTAGGGCGACTGAAAATACAAGCAACTTGATGATGACCAAAATTGCAATCATAGAAAACTCCAATTAAAGCAAGAACGACCTTTGCTAAGGAGTGAGCAATATCTTTAAAATAGAATGATTCTCCTTCATGCAAATTTGCAATTGAGTACAACACTTATTTGATGATGCATCAACGTACTGCACTCGATCTCTATCATTACTTTTTGATGGAAAAATTGAAGATGAAAGTAGAATTGGTGTCCTTCATGTCCTTTTCATAACCTTGGAGGCAGGGTCAGTCTTGAATCTTTCTAAGTCCCTGGCGAGAATTATTTATAAGTCTCCTAATTCTTGTTGGTAAACTCAAATAAGTGTCGTAAAAAGTCCTTGTTTCTAAATTCTCAAAAGTCCAATTTGGTTCTATAAAAATCCatgtctattttttttattgagaatTAACACAGTTGTACAACAAGAAAAGTGAAATTTCCTTTTTAGTGGAAATCAAACTAATGAAAACAAAATATGTTTCAATGAAACTGTCAAACTCTACTGCAAAACTCAACAAAATTATAGACAAAACATGCAATAGTATTGAGGAATAACCAAACacatttgaaaaaagaaaaaaaagtacaatATGTAATCTCTTTCTCATTCTCTATTGGAGTATAGAAAAGAAGAATACATatctcttattattattataagaTCTACTCACCTAatggacagtttttaagggattgtgagggacaagtgaatctgacggctgaaaataaatgcacagttttaaattgttataatttatgtttttatatttaatacatgtggttgagattcacttatccctcacagtcccttaaaactgccccttaggtgagcaaacctgatattattattattatttcaaaaacactaatttctggaaattgcaacaaaaaggggaagaagaaaaaagtcaGAAGACAAAacaatagggaagaaaaaatcaaatgaCGCAATGATTCGATGACCTTATGAGAGAAGAAAGATTGAGAGATGTGGAGGGAAAAGTTAAGAAAAGAGGGTGCCTTCTTATTTCatggaagaaaagagaaagacgttgcaaagaaagagaaaaatatataGGAGAGAGATTCTGTCTTTAATTATAATTAAATCAATTATGTTTCTTGactttttaatttctgtttttcttggtcccattttttttttggtccttaGGCTCATTAGCACAGAAACACACATATTTATAGTAGCATACATTGGGCTTTCGTGCCCCATTTGGTTTGGGCTTTAGTTATTGGGCTGCgtctattattttttaatttctattttgttattttAGCATGATGACATGACATTTTTGTTAAccaattgtattttttttttttgaagtaaagcAATTGTATTCAAATGTTGTTTGATCTAAATCCAATGATAGAAAATAATTAGGGCTTGTCCGGTAAagtttttaaaaatgatttttcaaaaatcaattttgaaaatgaaaacgagaaaacaagattggatttttgagatccgaaaatgtgtccggtagcttattccgaaaacaattttcaaaaacgagagaagatgacgactagagatgagagagagacctgagaagaagatagtgacgtgagaatatggaagaagagagcacattcttttttttcgttgttttggaaaatatatctccgtgttttctaaaatatgagaatgaaaagatgaaaacttctatttgtcgttttcctgttttacgagcaaaataaaaaaatattttcaaaaatcattttccgcatttttgaaaacagaccaacgaacgcattttcaagccattttcattttataaaatgaaaaagatgacttgaaaacgttaCCGAACGCCACCTTAGTATTTCAGCTTTTCAACTGCTTTATTATTtatgtctaaaaaaaaaatatttgctttattattttacatcattaaatttattttttttatcattgaATCTAAATCTGTTAGCACGATTGACCACAAGAAAGAACGAGAttgtatattttcattatatCATGAGGGGCTTTTCTCATCGAGCTTAATTACATAAAACTTAAAAGAGTGAATTTATTTAGATAACAACTTTCTTAAAGACTTAAATGAGAGAGAGACTTCCGTACTGCACCCGCACCACGTAGTAGTGCGGCGGCCCAATCAGTGTTCAAGAAGGGAGTATTTTGGATATTTCacattaaaaatcaggggcagtTTCCAAAAATAgggaaaaatttatttattctgATTGGAGGGCCACACCGTCACGTGGTGCGGCAGCTCTTATGCAAGAATTTCTCCTTAAATGAACGTCACCGatgttttttaaataaataaataccatCCCATtgtaccaaaataaaaaaaaagaaattggagTAGAAAAGTCGTTCGAGTTGCAAAAGCAAAAGCGAAAATCCGATGGAGTGCTCCCAGAATCTCAAGGTAAGCAAAGAAGAGGTGATAGCGAAGCTAAAGGACGATGGCGACTTCGACAGGCTCCGCCGCAAGATCATTCAAAAGCTCAAAAACAACGTCAgtaacccctctctctctctctctctctctctctctctctctctgtttaccTCTTTCCTATTTCTTTCTGAATCGCGAACCAAGCAAGCAGTGCCAAAAAAAGTTTTGGAATTTAGTGTTGCATTGCTCGTGTTTCGAATTGCTATGATTTAGTGTCTCTCTGAACAAAAAAGACTATTAATTTGCAGGAGGAATTACGCGAAAATATTATTTCAATTGTGAAGCAATCACAAGCGCTTAATCGCCCAGGTGCCGAGAACATGAAACCCAGGCAACTCTCTGATGACATTTATCAGGAGGTTGGGTAAGTCCTTAAATTATCTCTCATTCTCAATCATGTCATTGTTTACTGATGACTTTATATGTTTATTTATGAATTTCGAACTCAGAATCAGTCTAGGAGCAATGTTGTGACATCTGGTTTATGCCGATCTTGTTTTTCGTGTTTCGAATTGCTAGGGGCAAAGTGATGAGCCAGATATCGGATGGGTTGTGGGGGATAATCAGATCAAGTGATGCAATGCAGAGTGAAATAAGCGAAACTGTTCAGTCTGTTTACAATAAATTGGCTAATCCAGATGGGAATGCAGACGGTCAGTCCTCCACTCATGTTGTTCAAGTTCAAGTCGAGTCTAGTGATAATGGATTAGTCGCCGGTGCTGCCAGTGGAGCTGTTGATGGTGTGTACGACCATCATCAGGATGACAATAACCATGAGGCACAACTTCCGCCTCGTGAAAAAGGAGCTATGACAGAGCACCGGGAAATGTTACAGGATAAGATGGATACCGAGGGTGTTGATCGCATAGTGGCTCCTGGCGTTTCTACAGACACGGAGCACAAGCAGGAGTGTGATGGTAGCGATGAGGACCCCGATGTGCCTCCTGGTTTTGGTTAATGCCATTGTCATGCAATTCTGTTTGGTCGGTGTTACTATGCAGCTATCGAATTTCAGGTACAATGCAATTAAAGATGCTTATATGGCAACTGATGAAGCTTATGTTGATTTCTTGCAATGGaaaattttctttccaattaCCTTTTTACTGATTGAGATGATCAACACTACTGATATTTTGTGTCATGAGGGCATCTGGATCTGTGTATGCTGTGGTGTTAAAAATGTTACAGCAACCCTAAAACTTTATGTAGGCATGCCAACATTAACAAAGCTTGACAACATTTAGAACATTTGTCATTGTCACATAAGGATTAATTTCTCCACGGTTCTTTATTATTTACTAACAGTGTGCAAAAAAGGGGAAGGGATAAGTTTAAGTGAATAGATTTCTATCAGTAATATTTGTTACTGAAAAGTTTAGACATAAAGTTTAAGTTAGACTTGAGAAAGTGTTTTGTGTTATTGAATTACCTTTTAGTGTTGGAGATATATGTGTTATGTGACTTATGTCTCTTCTTACTGGAacctttttttattatatttcatattcatctttgtttttttttatatttttttttatccttcATCTGTCTGGTACCTTGTTTTTAGTTTCTTGGTTAATATTCTTTGCATAGAGTCTGAGTTGTCTCCATTAAGAAATTAACCATATATTATAGAAAACGTAAAGAAATTAGTAGGTATACATAAGTAATCACACATAGCACCATGAAGTCTGATGACACTGCAAATCACTGCAATCCCAATATACGACATGCATCTCACTGAAATAAAACAGAAACTGGACTCCGGACAACGTGATTAGTAGAAGCCCATGTTATAAATCCCTGTGTGAATGCACCAGCTTTACCTCCTGAAGTACGACTGAATGTCACTGAATATGACGCCTTCTGGTTCACCTCTGTAAAGTAAAGCGTGCTGGGTTTGACAGTCACATGGGTTCCTAGTGGTGCATATACCTTGACCGAATAAGTGGAATATGAGGCACCAACATTTGTCACAGTTCTTGTGAATGTCTGAGATGGTCCCAGCTTGACAGAAAATGAAGGGTAGTTCAGCTCTCCTTCAGGGATGCTTGATACCTTTGAGCACTTTATTGGTCTGTGCGCGAGGATACTGACTCCAGTATCGTTGTAGCCCAAGCCACAAAGATATGGAATATAATCATCAGGTTGAATATCATATATCAGTCCTGGGTCGGTCGCCTTTGATGGATTGACATGGCCCGCACCGGTGGCTAAGATATCTGCAGTCTGAAGTGTTTCATCAAAAATCCGTTTGCCTTGCAAGTTTAGAAGATCAGCAGAAGTCATTATAGCAGATTTAATGGCAGCTGGTGACCAGTATGGGTGAGAGCTCTTGAGCAAAGCTGCAATTCCACTGAGATGCGGACATGACATTGATGTTCCGGAAATTATATTAAAAGTGGATGTTGATTTTGTGTTGTTATCAAGAGGGAATGGCCATGCAGCAAGAATGCTTACACCTGGTCCAATTATGTCTGGTTTCAGAATTCCTGGACTTGCCTGGCTGGGGCCTCTTGAAGAGAAGGAAGCAACAGCTGGAGATGTTGAGTCTCCGATGACAGTTCCTTTGAATAAGATTGTCGCTGTTGGTGTTGCTGTTGAATTTATGTATGCTTTGATATTCAGTCCAGCTGCATGGGTCACATGTGCTGCAGGAAGAACATGAGCATCAGCTAAGGTACTGAATCCATCAGTTTCCGCATTCAGTAGAATCATGGCCGCACCCCCTGCATTTTTCACTTCCACTCCCTTGTCAATTCTTCCTATTCCCCCACCTCTCTCACACACAACCACCTTACCTTTCAAACTTATGTTTTTTAAGGATCCTTCGGCGCAAAATGCAGACTCTGCTTTGCCATTTACTCCAGCATAAACAAGAGGCAACAATGTTGAAGGGAAATCTTTCGGTTGAAAGAGAG contains these protein-coding regions:
- the LOC112179058 gene encoding uncharacterized protein LOC112179058; translation: MECSQNLKVSKEEVIAKLKDDGDFDRLRRKIIQKLKNNEELRENIISIVKQSQALNRPGAENMKPRQLSDDIYQEVGGKVMSQISDGLWGIIRSSDAMQSEISETVQSVYNKLANPDGNADGQSSTHVVQVQVESSDNGLVAGAASGAVDGVYDHHQDDNNHEAQLPPREKGAMTEHREMLQDKMDTEGVDRIVAPGVSTDTEHKQECDGSDEDPDVPPGFG
- the LOC112180627 gene encoding uncharacterized protein LOC112180627; this translates as MNAGEQPSRSWSLPASAVSERGLNPNVRPLNYYKNQIYVRGLPYSMTDAQLEAIFRARFGAGVVNVKVWLNKYGITIQCGHVTFGSRSLVEEAVALGDWQGIRIERHRPQFPKTLLRALRVSSEDPNSQLYVAQAKTELDSWRKIYVEWQQSMLAERLRLTLSTSYSLF
- the LOC112179056 gene encoding subtilisin-like protease 4; translated protein: MAVIPFLFLVFMLSFSHGIAQETELSPVPTKTSNLQTYIVHVMQPEGKVFAQREDLASWHKSFLPSMTASSDEQTRLLYSYKTVISGFSARLTQEEVKAMEQMNGFVAAHPERVFRRKTTHTPNFLGLNQQAGIWKDSNFGKGVIIGVLDGGVFPSHPSFSGAGIPPPPAKWKGRCDFNVSECNNKLIGAQSFNLAAMALKGAKAEPPTDEDGHGTHTASTAGGAFVQNADALGNAKGTAVGMAPYAHLAIYKVCFGEPCPESDILAALEAAVHDGVDVISISLGEDPVPFFQDSTAIGSFAAMQKGIFVSCSAGNSGPFNGTLSNEAPWILTVGASTLDRHIVASAKLGNGLVFDGESLFQPKDFPSTLLPLVYAGVNGKAESAFCAEGSLKNISLKGKVVVCERGGGIGRIDKGVEVKNAGGAAMILLNAETDGFSTLADAHVLPAAHVTHAAGLNIKAYINSTATPTATILFKGTVIGDSTSPAVASFSSRGPSQASPGILKPDIIGPGVSILAAWPFPLDNNTKSTSTFNIISGTSMSCPHLSGIAALLKSSHPYWSPAAIKSAIMTSADLLNLQGKRIFDETLQTADILATGAGHVNPSKATDPGLIYDIQPDDYIPYLCGLGYNDTGVSILAHRPIKCSKVSSIPEGELNYPSFSVKLGPSQTFTRTVTNVGASYSTYSVKVYAPLGTHVTVKPSTLYFTEVNQKASYSVTFSRTSGGKAGAFTQGFITWASTNHVVRSPVSVLFQ